CCAAATGTTCCTACATATCTTTTCATTCTTTTTGATTCATAAGTTATTGCCAACTTGATTATTTTTTTAACTGGTGGAAGACTTATAAAAACTATTATACTTAACATAGTGATTAAAATAATTTTAAAATAATTTTTTCTGAAAATATTGTAAAAAATAATAGGGAAACTTGCGATTAACGTTACATATCCAGTCTTTCCGCGTGATAATATTAATATACTTAGAAAAATAAAAAATAAGAAAATAATTATTCCTCTAAAATACCATTTTTTTGTTCTTAGAAAATAATAGGATAAAATCAATATACCTAAAACCAATAATAAAGCAAAAGTTATGTGCATCTTGTAAAGTTTATATATAAGTTTTGGGGAAAATAAAACTATAAATAAAAGATATAAACTTCCTGCTGTTAAACCAGTAAGATATGCTTTAATAAAATTTTCAGTATTAAAACGAAAAAAAGGAAGAGATGTTAAAACAAAAGCTAAAAGCCAATAATGAGTTTTTTTAGCTAATTTCAAACCTAATGATAAATCCGGTGTATATAACAAACCAATCCAATGGATAAGGATTAACCACAGCAGAGGAATAAACCACTTTTCTTTCCAAAAAGGTTTCAAAAAATTTTTGGAAATAATCCAAAAAAATAAAGAAAATTCTACAAAAATCGTTGATAAGGCAGTTGATACTGGAATAGTAAAAAAGAGTAAACATATTGTTCCGTAAAAAATTTTTGTTATTAATCTATCATTTTTACTCAAACTCTTTACCAGAAAAACAAATAAGATAGAAAACTTTATTTCCTACATTCCTTACTTTATGCTTTGTATGAGGTGGTATTGTCAACAAAGTGTATTTTTCTTTAATTATAAACGTGCAAGATTTATTAGAATCCTCTAAAGTTATTTCGGCAATCTCATTCCCACCAATTATACATAAAATTTCTTCATAATCATGTGAATGATCTCCTCTTATCGCTCCTGGATTAACGCTTACAATATGAAATTTTTTTATAGGAAGCCCTTCTAAAAAAATTGAAAAACCTCTTTTATCTTCTATTTTATTAATTTTTATTTCTTGCATAAAAATCCTTTATAGTCTTTGTAACATATTTAACCTCTTCATCTTTTAATTCAGGATACATAGGTAGCATTATTGCTTTTTCAAAAAATTTTTCTGTTCTTGGCAACTTATAATGATTAAGACCCAAAGCCTTAAATTGATGAACAGCCTTACCACCCCATGGAAGCATTACTTCTATTCCTTTGCTTTTAAGATATTGTATAAGTTCATCCCTTCTTTCTGCCTCAATTTCATAATTTTGAAATACATCATAGTGATCTCCCCCATTAGTAGGAGCAGGTGGAAGGCGAAGTTCAGAAATTTCTGAAAGTTCTTCCTGGTAAATTCTTGCAATTTTTCTTCTTCTTTCTATCCATTGGGGAATTAATTCAAGTTTGTAGTTAAGTATAGCGGCTTGAATATTATCTAATCTACAATTAAAACCCCAACATATAATTTCTGTTCCTTCTCTTCCATGGTTTCTTAACGCTTTGAGTTTTCTAGCTATATTTTCATCATTAGTAACAATAGCCCCAGCATCTCCAAAAGCACCAAGAATCTTGGCAGGGTAAAAACTAAAACAGCCTGTAATACCAAAAGTTCCTGCTTTTTTGCCTTTATATGAAGCTCCTAAGGCTTGGGCAGCGTCTTCTATTATCATAAGATTGTACTTATGAGCAATCTCTTGAAGTTTTTCCATTTTATTACATATTCTGCCATTCAAGTGAACAGGTATAATAGCCTTTGTTCTCTCTGTAATAACTTCTTCTACAAGATCTACATCCATATTATGACTATCATCAATATCTACTAAAACAGGAATAGCTCCCAATAACTTTATAACTTCAACAGTAGCTACAAAAGTATGAGATACTGTTATCACCTCATCTCCTGGGCCAATCCCGCAAGCTATTAAGGAAAGCAAAAGAGCGCCTGTTCCACTTCCCACCCCAATAGCATACTTAGAATTCACAAATTTTGCTAAATTACTTTCAAAACACTCCACATCCTCCTGAAGTATCATTTTTCCAGCAGAAAGGGTATTGTCAAAAATCTCTAGATAATTTTCTCTGAAATTTTTAAATTGAGCTGGATAGTCAAAGTAACGCACTTTGTACTCCATACATTACCTCCTCACCTTTAAGCAACTCTAGAACTGCTTTTATAATCTTTTCTGCATTTAAATAATAGTGTTTTTCCAAAGCACGACTTGCAGGTGCAGGTACATTGGGCAAAGCTATTCTTTTGATAGGAGATTTTAAACAATCAAACATTTCTTCAACTAATGTTGCTGCCACTTCAGCCAT
The nucleotide sequence above comes from Candidatus Desulfofervidus auxilii. Encoded proteins:
- a CDS encoding WxcM-like domain-containing protein, which encodes MQEIKINKIEDKRGFSIFLEGLPIKKFHIVSVNPGAIRGDHSHDYEEILCIIGGNEIAEITLEDSNKSCTFIIKEKYTLLTIPPHTKHKVRNVGNKVFYLICFSGKEFE
- a CDS encoding DegT/DnrJ/EryC1/StrS family aminotransferase, whose translation is MEYKVRYFDYPAQFKNFRENYLEIFDNTLSAGKMILQEDVECFESNLAKFVNSKYAIGVGSGTGALLLSLIACGIGPGDEVITVSHTFVATVEVIKLLGAIPVLVDIDDSHNMDVDLVEEVITERTKAIIPVHLNGRICNKMEKLQEIAHKYNLMIIEDAAQALGASYKGKKAGTFGITGCFSFYPAKILGAFGDAGAIVTNDENIARKLKALRNHGREGTEIICWGFNCRLDNIQAAILNYKLELIPQWIERRRKIARIYQEELSEISELRLPPAPTNGGDHYDVFQNYEIEAERRDELIQYLKSKGIEVMLPWGGKAVHQFKALGLNHYKLPRTEKFFEKAIMLPMYPELKDEEVKYVTKTIKDFYARNKN
- a CDS encoding O-antigen ligase family protein, coding for MKPFWKEKWFIPLLWLILIHWIGLLYTPDLSLGLKLAKKTHYWLLAFVLTSLPFFRFNTENFIKAYLTGLTAGSLYLLFIVLFSPKLIYKLYKMHITFALLLVLGILILSYYFLRTKKWYFRGIIIFLFFIFLSILILSRGKTGYVTLIASFPIIFYNIFRKNYFKIILITMLSIIVFISLPPVKKIIKLAITYESKRMKRYVGTFGERIYMLKVTMNIFKKCPILGGGTGSFPKYAEKFKPKKTLPNFSQPHNSYLYLLGSFGILGLIPFLWLLYLMFKTGIKHYHNPIGFFIFAFTLVFSIGSLGDSIIISHATCILFGLTIGLQSFFKK